A stretch of DNA from Spirosoma endbachense:
CCAAATATGCCAGCAATCCGATTATTGATTTAAAACAGAAAGATTTCCGTGATCCAAAGGTATTCTGGTATGAACCCAGTCAGCACTGGGTAATGATCGTTTTATTGCCAACCGACAGGAAAGCCCTGTTCTATAAGTCGCCCAATTTGAAAGTGTGGACTAAAACCGGTGAGTTTACGGCTGCTGATAGCCCTGCCACCGTTTGGGAATGTCCTGATCTGGTTGAAGTTCCGGTCGATGGCACGATCGAGCGGAAATGGGTGCTGTTGCTGTCGATGGGCAATAATGCCCCCGCTGGCGGTTCAGGTATGCAATATTACGTGGGCCGCTTCAACGGGTCAACGTTCATCAATGAATCGAAGCCCGGCGAGCAACGCTATGTCGATTGGGGAAAAGATTATTATGCCGCCATTACGTTCAATAATTTACCAAGGCGTGGTAACCGGGGAGCTATCAGCATCGGCTGGATGAACAATTTACAGTATGCCAGCGAGATTCCAACCACGCCTTTTCGGGGCACAATGACCTTACCGCGCGAACTCAGGCTCGCTAAAATGCCCGCCCCTGTTGCCCGTTATGAGTTACGCCAACAGCCGATACAGGAATTAAAACCGTTACTTGGTACCAGTTTCCAGTGGACTGGAACCGACGTTGCTCAACTGAACCAAAGCCTGGCCAGCAATAGCCTTGCCGGTGACACCTACTGGCTTCAGCTCGAATTAGAAGCGGCCAAAACCGGCGTAGGTGTTCGTGTAAAAAAAGAGGAAGCAGCACAGGGAAAAGGTGAAGAAACCGTTATTGGTTATGACCCTGCGAAACAACAGGTTTATGTTGATCGAAGCCGATCCGGTCAGGTAGCGTTCAAAAAGGAATTTACAGGACGATTTACGGCTCCGCTTAAACCACAAAACGGCCGGATTTCGTTACAGATATGGGTCGATCGGTCATCGGTCGAAGTCTTTGGCAACAATGGCGAAATAACCTTAACGAATCAGATCTTCCCGAAGCCTGAAAGTAGAGGGATAGAATTTTTTGGGGATGGGCTCCGTTCGGTGCTTATCCGCTCCGTTGAGCCGATCTGGAAATGACAAGCTGGACACTGGATGTCAGATAATCGATGCCGGACTTGCTCCCGCATCTGGTCTAATAGCCATTATCCCTTAAATTTTCTTAAATTAGGCGATTCGCCCGTCGAAATCATTATTTTTGTCTCTATTAACACGAACCCCTGAATGGCTCGTACAAAGAAAAAAGTAGGTGCGTACCCCAGCGGCATGATTCTGTTTAGTCTGACGCTGGCTCTGTTTTTGATTGGGTTCTGCGGAATGCTGGCTATCCAGTCGAAGCGGGTGGTGACCTATATTCGTGAAAATTACGAAATGCGGGCTTTTCTGGATAAAGGGCTCAGCGATGTAAAACTGACAAAACTGTCGAAGATCA
This window harbors:
- a CDS encoding glycoside hydrolase family 32 protein, which codes for MTRTLVVLLVFGLITPDLFAQRTTGDTTYKQPHRPQYHFSPRANWINDPNGLVYYDGEYHLFYQYNPLGIRWGHMTWGHAISRDLVHWQELPPAIPEEGETMIYSGSCVIDKTNTSGFGQDGRVPMVAIYTGARPDNQSQHIAYSLDKGRTWTKYASNPIIDLKQKDFRDPKVFWYEPSQHWVMIVLLPTDRKALFYKSPNLKVWTKTGEFTAADSPATVWECPDLVEVPVDGTIERKWVLLLSMGNNAPAGGSGMQYYVGRFNGSTFINESKPGEQRYVDWGKDYYAAITFNNLPRRGNRGAISIGWMNNLQYASEIPTTPFRGTMTLPRELRLAKMPAPVARYELRQQPIQELKPLLGTSFQWTGTDVAQLNQSLASNSLAGDTYWLQLELEAAKTGVGVRVKKEEAAQGKGEETVIGYDPAKQQVYVDRSRSGQVAFKKEFTGRFTAPLKPQNGRISLQIWVDRSSVEVFGNNGEITLTNQIFPKPESRGIEFFGDGLRSVLIRSVEPIWK